A region from the Brachyspira pilosicoli genome encodes:
- a CDS encoding HAMP domain-containing sensor histidine kinase: MIRNIFLKSLFILILSSALMFIGILFTVQYNNIMYSRVMIVNIIDMLQREINIYDIKTEEDFKNFVLQSDKEELRISIISTNGIVIADTLSDTAKTTLGNHNNRSDVIEALHNTNDEPSFSISTSISQKTPYIYASKKIKSDDFVDYILRVSIPMDSINKYLTTFLFTAVMVITIVVILMAFVLPIMSRNIMNPFYIIKETLDNIYNNRSLTPKNLTGFNDINNIIYDINEVAVDLNNNIIAYQTEKEKLNYVLENIAQGIIAVNKKKEIFFINQFAIDFLDIEEKTVNNLNEIIKDENVIKKIDNAIELGRFSKFDSKEHNMDIEITIIPIRNNENISALIKFEDVTDIRKLEIEKQDFFINASHELKTPLTSILGYSELLLATGGGKKLNDFVNRINTEALRMKELVMDMLTLSRIEANWQETIDEKMDIKEIILNVYDSNKLKAQKRDITIDLNIESAFIMANKEKITEVVNNLVDNAIKYTDDGGNVKIILSTDKDKAIFTVKDTGCGIAPQYLNRIFERFFRVKNNKYLKVNGTGLGLTIVKNICNNYNADIHVKSEENVGTEISVVFKLYDEEKEKTIKKAV, encoded by the coding sequence ATGATTAGAAACATTTTTTTAAAATCGTTATTTATTCTTATATTATCAAGTGCTTTAATGTTTATAGGAATTCTTTTTACCGTGCAGTATAATAATATTATGTACAGTAGAGTAATGATTGTTAATATCATAGACATGCTTCAAAGAGAGATTAATATATATGATATAAAAACTGAAGAAGATTTTAAAAATTTTGTATTGCAATCAGATAAAGAAGAATTAAGAATAAGTATAATATCTACAAACGGTATAGTTATTGCAGATACTCTAAGCGACACAGCAAAAACAACTCTCGGAAACCATAATAATAGAAGCGATGTCATAGAAGCTTTACACAATACAAATGATGAACCGTCTTTTTCAATAAGCACTTCTATTAGCCAAAAAACACCCTATATATATGCATCAAAAAAAATTAAATCTGATGACTTTGTTGATTACATATTAAGAGTGTCCATACCTATGGATTCTATTAATAAATATTTAACTACATTTTTATTTACAGCTGTTATGGTGATAACTATTGTTGTAATACTCATGGCCTTTGTACTGCCTATAATGTCAAGAAATATTATGAATCCTTTTTATATTATTAAAGAGACATTAGATAATATATACAATAACCGCTCGCTTACTCCCAAAAATCTTACGGGGTTTAATGATATTAACAATATAATTTATGATATCAATGAAGTTGCTGTTGATTTGAATAATAATATCATAGCGTATCAGACAGAAAAAGAAAAACTTAATTATGTATTAGAAAATATTGCACAAGGGATTATTGCGGTCAATAAGAAAAAGGAGATATTTTTTATTAATCAATTTGCTATAGATTTCTTAGATATTGAAGAGAAAACAGTTAATAATTTAAATGAGATAATAAAAGATGAAAATGTAATAAAAAAGATAGATAATGCTATAGAATTAGGAAGGTTTTCAAAGTTTGATTCAAAAGAACATAATATGGATATAGAAATCACAATTATACCAATACGCAATAATGAAAATATATCCGCTTTAATAAAATTTGAAGATGTTACAGATATTAGAAAATTAGAGATAGAAAAACAGGACTTTTTTATTAATGCCTCTCATGAATTAAAAACACCTTTAACTTCTATTTTGGGATACTCTGAACTTTTATTAGCTACTGGCGGTGGAAAAAAATTAAATGATTTTGTAAATAGAATAAATACAGAAGCATTGAGAATGAAAGAGTTAGTTATGGATATGCTTACATTAAGCAGAATAGAGGCTAATTGGCAAGAGACTATAGATGAAAAGATGGATATAAAAGAGATAATACTTAATGTTTATGACAGCAATAAGTTAAAAGCTCAAAAAAGAGATATTACAATAGACTTAAATATAGAATCTGCTTTCATAATGGCTAATAAAGAAAAAATAACAGAAGTTGTTAATAACCTTGTGGATAACGCTATTAAATATACAGATGACGGCGGAAATGTAAAAATTATTTTAAGCACAGATAAAGATAAAGCAATTTTTACAGTAAAAGATACAGGCTGCGGAATAGCCCCGCAGTATTTAAATAGAATATTTGAAAGATTCTTTAGGGTAAAAAACAATAAATACCTTAAAGTCAATGGAACGGGGCTTGGACTAACAATAGTAAAAAATATATGCAATAATTATAACGCTGATATACATGTAAAAAGTGAAGAAAATGTTGGAACAGAGATAAGCGTTGTATTTAAATTATATGATGAAGAAAAAGAAAAAACTATAAAGAAAGCTGTTTAA
- a CDS encoding tRNA (cytidine(34)-2'-O)-methyltransferase, with protein sequence MKDKINISNENFNVSIALYRPEIPSNTGNIGRLCVGLNISLHIVSKPSFILSAKEIRRAGLDYWEKLSLIKHENEHTFLEYCKENNKRIVPISKFGAIRYDEFNYSDNDILLFGRESTGLRESIWENDAANSVYLPMSDNIRSINVSNTAAIVSYEAFRQLCLNKNI encoded by the coding sequence ATGAAAGATAAAATTAATATAAGTAATGAAAACTTTAATGTATCAATAGCATTATACAGACCAGAGATTCCTTCTAATACGGGTAATATTGGAAGGCTTTGTGTTGGGTTAAACATATCGCTTCACATAGTCTCAAAACCATCATTTATACTAAGTGCTAAAGAGATTAGAAGGGCAGGGCTTGATTATTGGGAAAAATTGAGCCTAATAAAACATGAAAATGAACACACATTTTTAGAATATTGTAAAGAGAACAATAAAAGAATAGTGCCTATATCAAAGTTTGGTGCTATTCGTTATGATGAGTTTAATTATAGTGATAATGATATACTTTTGTTTGGAAGGGAAAGCACGGGCTTAAGAGAATCTATATGGGAGAATGATGCCGCTAATTCTGTGTATTTACCTATGAGTGATAATATACGCTCTATAAATGTATCAAATACTGCTGCTATAGTTTCTTATGAGGCATTTAGACAATTATGCTTAAATAAAAATATTTAA